In Blastococcus saxobsidens DD2, the genomic stretch GCCGCCCTGGTGGGCACACGCGGGCCGGCCCAGCGGCACGTGCAGATCGGTGAACGCGACCAGCCGCCCGTCGCCGGTGACCGCACCGGCGGAGAGCACCGCCCGCCCGCGGGCGCTGTGGGACCGCTCGTACTCGCGGATGCGCTCGCCGTCCCACTCCTCCTCCTCGACCGGCAGGGTGCCGTGCGGCGCGTCGGTGGTCATCCGCCGCTCCAGCAACGCCCGGTCCTCGAGCAGCGCGTCGGGTGTCCGGTCCCGCCAGGTGACGACCTCGTATCCGGCGCCGGCCCGCACTGCCTCGGACTCGAGGGCCGACAGCCGGTCCTCGTCCACCGGCAGCACGAGGTCCCGCCGGGTCTCGACCAGGTCGCACGTCCAGCCGTGCCGCTCCGCGAACATCCGCCGCCCACACCTCGCACCAGGCGGCGAACAGGTCGTCGTCCGGTCCGAGTTCGACGACGGCGGATGCGGGGGCGGTCACTTCCTGGTTGTACCGCCCGCCGCAACCGCTTTTCGCCCCGCTCAGGCGGCGGGCGGCCTGGCCGGCGCCGCCCGCCGGGCGATCAGCCGCCAGTAGGTGCCGGGCATCAGCCGGACGAGCACGTCGGGCACCTTCGCGCTCCAGCCGATGAGCAGCCGGGGGCGGCGCTTCTCGATGGCCGTGACGATCTGCGCCGCCGCGTCCTCCGGGGGCATTCGGAGCAGCTTGGCGAACTGCTTGCGCCCCTCCTCGTACTCCTCGACCGAGACGCCCGAGCCGGTCCGGGCGCTCTCGGCGATCCGGGTGCGGATCCCCCCGGGGTGCACCACGGTGACGCCGACGCCGTCCTCGGCCAGCTCGTGGCGCAGCGACTCGCTGAAGCCCCGGACCGCGAACTTGCTCGCCGAGTAGGCCGCCTGCCCGGCCGGGGCGAAGATGCCGAACACGCTCGACACGTTGACCACGTGGGCGCCGCGGTTGGCCTTGAGCACCGGCAGCAGGGCGTGGGTGAGCCGGACGACGGCGGAGAAGTTGATCGCCATGACCCAGTCGAACTCCTCCAGGGTCACCTGGTCGAAGCGCCCGCCCAGTGCCACCCCGGCGTTGTTCACCAGCAGGGTCGTCTCCGGGTGCTCGGCGGCGAGCCGCTCGCCGATCGCCGCCGTCGCCTGGTCGTCGGCCAGGTCGACGACGTGCGTGCCGACCCGCAGGGCCGGGTGGGCGGTCCGGATCCGGCCGGCCACGCCCTCGAGCCGCTCGGCGTCCCGGTCCAGCAGGACCAGGTGGCTGCCGCGGGCGGCCAGCTGCACCGCCAGCGCCTCGCCGATGCCGCTGGCCGCGCCGGTGACGATCGCCGTTCCCTCGGCGAAGGCGTAGGGCTGCATCACGCCACCGTCCGCTCGGCCACCGTGCCGGAGAGCACGCCGGCCGTGGCACGGGGCTGGAAGGTCATCCCCTGGTCCTCGAGCGGCCCGCGGCGCATCATCGCGACGTCGCGCAGGTAGTTCTGGTGCAGGCGCCAGGGCGCCCGGCTGCCCTGCTTCGGCAGGCCGCCCAGGCTGCGCTGCACGTAGCCGGCCGCCAGGTCCAGGAACGGCGCGTCGGCACCCTCCGGCGGGGCGACCGGCGTCGCCGACGCGTAGCCGTGCGCGTCGAGGTGGTCGAGCAACCGGCAGACGTAGCCGTTGACCAGGTCGGCCTTCAGCGTCCAGGAGGCGTTGGTGTAGCCGACGACCATGGTGAAGTTCGGGACGCCGGAGATCATCATCCCCTTGTAGGACACCGTCTCCGACAGGTCGACCGGCCGGCCGTCGACCGCGAGGGTCATCCCGCCCACCGGCAGCAGGTTCAGGCCGGTGGCGGTCACGACGACGTCGGCGTCCAGGTGCCGGCCGGACTCCAGCTCGATGCCGTGCTCGGTGAAGGTGCGGATCCGATCGGTGGCGATCGACGCGGTCCCCCGGCGCAGGGTGCGGAACAGGTCGCCGTCGGGGACGAGGCAGAGCCGCTGGTCCCAGGGGTCGTACGGCGGGTTGAAGTGCGTGTCGACGTCGTACCCGGCCGGTAGCTGCTTGGCGGTGAGCCGGCGGATGAGCGAGCGCACCAGGGCGGGCCGGCGGCGGCTGAGCTGGAAGATGGCCGTGGACGTGAGCACGTTCTTCCACCGGACGATGGGATAGGCCACCGTCGCCGGCAGCTTCGCGCGCAGGACCTGCGCCAGCGGGTCGCGGCTGGGCAGCGACATGATGTAGCTGGGTGTGCGCTGCAGCATCGTCACGTGCTCGGCCTGCTCGGCCAGGTTCGGCACCAGGGTGACGGCGGTGGCGCCGCTGCCGATGACGACGACCTTCCGGCCGGTGACGTCGAGGTCCTCGGGCCAGTGCTGCGGGTGCACCAGCTGCCCGCGGAAGCGCTCCTCCCCCTGGAAGCGGGGTCGGAAGCCCTCGTCGTAGCGGTAGTAGCCCGAGCACACCGACAGCCAGGTGCAGGTCAGCTGCACCGTCGCACCGGTGTCGGTGCGTTCGGCGGTCACCGTCCAGCGCGCGTCCGCCGACGACCACTCCGCGGACACCACCCGGTGGTGGTACCGGATCTTGTCGGTGACGCCGTACTCGCGGGCGGTGTCCTCGATGTACCGCCGGATCGACGGCCCGTCGGCGATCGACTCGGCCTCGTTCCACGGCCGGAAGGAGTACCCGAGGGTGAACATGTCCGAGTCCGAGCGGATACCGGGGTAGCGGAAGAGGTCCCAGGTGCCGCCGAGGGCGGCCCGGGACTCCAGCACCGCGTAGCTCGTGCCCGGCCGCCGGTTCTCCAGGTGGCAGGCCGCGCCGATGCCGGAGAGCCCGGCGCCGACGATCAGGACATCCACGTGCTCGCTGCTCATGCGCTCTCCGGTGGGTCTCGTCCGGCCGGGCCGGAGCTCGATCAGGACGTGGTCGAGGCCACCGACCGTATCGACGGACCGTCGATGGAGTCAACACGGTGTCGAGCACCGCGCGTCGGCGGTTATCCTCCCTCCCGTGTCGGTTGCTCCGGAGGACGCCCCGAGCACCGGGCGCGGCCGTCGGCCGGCCCGGCTGTCCGGTGACGACCGGGAGCTCGCGATCCTCGGCACGGCCGAGCGGCTCCTCGCCGACCGGCCACTGGCCGCCATCTCCGTCGACGACCTGGCCCGCGGCGCCGGCATCTCCCGGCCCACCTTCTACTTCTACTTCTCCTCCAAGGACGCCGTCCTCCTGTCGCTGCTCGATCGCGTCGTCGCCGAGGCGGACACCGCGATGCGGGAGGTGTTCGGCACTCCGGCGACCACCCCGCGCGACGGCTGGGCGCGTGCGATCGGGGCCTACTACGAGACCTTCCGCGCGCACCGGGCGCTCACCGTCGCGTGGGCCCAGGCCCGGTCGGCCAGCGACGAGGTGCGCGCCCTGTGGTCGGCGGTCTTCGAGCGCTGGGTGCAGCAGTGCGCCACCGCCATCGACGCCGAGCGCGCCCGCGGAGCGGCTCCGCCCGGGCTGCCGTCACGGGACCTCGCGGTCGCCCTGACGTCGATGAACGAACGGGTGCTCTACGCGACGTTCAGCGGGGACGGCCCGGCGATCGCGGAGTCCGACGTCGTCGACGTCCTGCTGGGCATCTGGCTGTCGGCCGTCTACGGCGCCCAGGCCCCCGGCTGACCGGCGACGGTCAGCCGGGCGCGGTCAGACGGCCGCGGTCAGACGGGCACGATCCGCCCGTGGCCAGACCGGTGCAGACCCGTCCGCCGCGGTCCACGAGGACGTCCTCGGGGACCTCGCCCACCGGGACCACCGTGGTGCCGCCGGAGTCGCGCACGCCGTTCCTCCCGCCGCGACCCGCGGTCGGTCCGCCGGCCAGCGGGAGTGTGTCCTACCGCCGCGAGCGGCGGGAACGCTCACGTGCCCTCCTCGCTGGCGCTCGTCGGCCGCGCTCGCGGGGCTGCCCTGTCCTTGCGTTCGCTCGCGAGCTCGCTCACTCCCCGACGACCGCCGACCCTGCCTCGGCCGCGGTGAAGTCCCGACCGCCGGCGCCGGTGCGCACCACGGTCACGGGGCACGCGGCGTGGTGCACCAGCTGGTCGCTGACCGACCCGAGCAGCAGACCGCCGAAGCCGCCGCGACCGCGGGCGCCGACCACCAGCAGGTTGGCCCCCTCGGCAGCGGCCAGCAGCCCCTGCACCGGCGCCCGGTGGACCACGTGACAGGTGACGCGGACGGCCGGGTCCAGCCCGGCTGCGGCCACGTGCGCGGTCAGCTCGTCGTGCACGGCCTGCTCCCAGTCGGTCATGGGCGGCACGTAGCCGGGCTCCCAGCTGCTGGGCTGCGGTGCGGTGGTCATCGACCAGGTGCGCACCACGTGCAGGTCGACATCGGCCCTGCGGGCCAGTCGCGCGGCCCAGCGCAGCGCCTCCTGCGCGCACGTGGAGCCGTCATGGCCCACCACGACCCCACCCTCGACCCGAACGACCTCACGGACCTCGTCCACCGCTGCCTCCCTGTTGCCGCCTCGCGATGCGATCACCGTTGCGGCCAGCTTCCCACCAGGCCCCGACCGGCGCCGGGTCGTCAGTTGGGGGCCGGTTCCGGCCGCCCGCCCATCAGCACGAGCTCGTCGGCGGGCGGCACCCCGACCGCCTGCAGCGCGGCACCGATCCGGTCGGTCAGGGACCGCAGCGACTCCCGGGCCTGGTCCCGCTGGCGGCACAGGTCCTCGACCTCGCTGCGCACCGCGGCCAGCCGGGCGGCCGCGGCGCCGTCATCGGCCGCCCGGTCCCGCTGCGCCTGCTCGGCCAGCGCCGCCCGCTCCGCCGCGGCCTGCTCGTCCAGCGCCGCCCGCTCCGCCGCCCCGGCGGCCGCCATCCGGTCCCGCTCGGCAGCGGCGGCACGCAGCAGCTCGGCGGCGTCGGTCTGTGCCTTCTCGAGGATCGCGGTGGCATCGGCTTCCGCCTTCTCCAGCACCGCCGCACCCTCGGCCCGGTCCCGCTGGGCGTCGACCCGCAGCTGGTCGGCCACCTCGATCGCCAGTTCCTTGATCTCGTGGGCCTTCCGCAGCCGGGCGTCCGCCTCCAGCCGGGCCTCCGCGCGCACCTGTGCGGCCTCGGCGTCCGCGGCGTCGAGCACCTGCGCCGCCTGGCCCTCGGCGAGGCGCAGCACCTCGCTCACCTGCGCGCTGACCAACGGCCGCTCGCGGCCGACGGGCTGCTCGGCGAGCAGCCGGCGGGAGATCTCCAGCTCCGTACCGCAGGCGATCACCCGGTCGAGCAGGTGCTCCCGCTCCCGCTGCGCTGCGGAGAGCTCCTCCTCGGCCCAGGCCACGTAGTTGTCCACCTCGAGCCGGTCGTAGCCGCGCACCGCTCCGCGGAACGCCGGCCGGTGGTCCAGCAGCGTCTCCAGGCCGCCGACCGGGCGCGGAGCCCGTGCATCGGACCCCTCCGGCAGCGCTGCGTCGTCCTGGACACGGTTGGCGACGAACTCGACACGCCCGAGCATCCGGATGGCCCCCCTGGGAAGTAGGTGACGGGAAATCTGCCAGAGGGCCGCGCGGCGCGCGGACCGCCGTGACGGGTCCGTGACCCGGGTCGGAAGCGACCCGGCGATGCCACGGCAGGCCGTACCGGAACGACTACGTTGCGCTGCCACCGAGCGCCGTCCCATCCCTTCGGACACCCCGGGCATACCGCGCGGATGCGGCGCGTTGTCCCGGCAGAGATAATTGCACTCTCAACCAGATACGGAGAGAACGAGATGCAGTTCGGCGTCTTCACCGTCAGCGACATCACCACCGACCCGACCACCGGCCGCACGCCCAGCGAGGCCGAGCGGCTGAAGGCGGTGCTGGCCATCGCGCAGAAGGCCGAGGAGGTCGGGCTCGACGTGTTCGCCCTGGGCGAGCACCACAACCCGCCGTTCTTCTCCTCCTCCCCCACGACCACGCTCGCGTGGATCGCGGCGAGGACGGAGAAGCTCCAGCTGTCGACGGCCACGACGCTGATCACCACGAACGACCCGGTGAAGATCGCCGAGGACTACGCGATGCTCCAGCACCTGGCCGGCGGCCGGGTGGACCTGATGATGGGCCGCGGCAACACCGGCCCGGTCTACCCATGGTTCGGTCAGGACATCCGCAACGGCATCGAGCTGGCGGTCGAGAACTACGCGTTGCTGCGCCGGCTGTGGACCGAGGACGTCGTCGACTGGCAGGGCCGCTTCCGCACGCCGCTGCAGGGCTTCACCTCCACGCCCCGCCCGCTGGACGGCGTCCCGCCGTTCGTGTGGCACGGCTCCATCCGCAGCCCGCAGATCGCCGAGCAGGCCGCGTACTACGGCGACGGCTTCTTCCACAACCACATCTTCTGGCCGGCCGAGCACACCCAGCGGATGGTGGAGTTCTACCGCCGGCGCTACGAGCACTACGGCCACGGCAGCGCCGACCAGGCCATCGTCGGCATCGGTGGGCAGGTCTTCATGCGCAAGAACAGCCAGGACGCGGTGGACGAGTTCCGCCCCTACTTCGACAACGCCCCGGTGTACGGCCACGGCCCGTCGCTGGAGGACTTCAGCCGGGAGACGCCGCTGACCGTCGGCTCGCCGCAACAGGTCATCGAGCGCACCCTGGGCTTCCGCGACTACGTCGGCGACTACCAGCGCCAGCTGTTCCTCATGGACCACGCCGGCCTGCCGCTGAAGACGGTGCTCGAGCAGCTGGACATCCTCGGCGAGGAGGTCGTCCCCGTGCTGCGCAAGGAGTTCGCCGCCCTGAAGCCCGCGCACGTGCCCGACGCGCCCACCCACGCGGCACGGGTCGCCGCGGCGGGCGGGACGACGGTGCACGCCGCCGGCGACAGCGTGACCGGCCGGACGGCGGAGGCGGTGGCGCGATGAGCACCCGGACCCTCGCCGTCGTCAGCGCGGGGCTGAGCGTCCCCTCGTCGACCCGGCTGCTGGCCGACCGCCTGACGGCGGCGACGGTCGACGCCCTCCGCGAGCGGGGGGTGGCCGCCACCGTCGAGGTGGTGGAGCTGCGCGAGCACGCCCGCGATCTGGCCGACAACCTGGTCACCGGCTTCGCCAACACGAGCCTGCGCGGTTCGGTCGACACCGTCGTCGGTGCCGACGGGCTGATCGCGGTGAGCCCGATCTTCTCGGCGTCCTACAGCGGGCTGTTCAAGACGTTCTTCGACGTGCTGGACAAGGACTCCCTCGCCGGGAAGCCGGTGCTGCTGGGAGCCACCGCCGGCACCGCCCGGCACTCGCTGGCACTGGAGCACGCGATGCGCCCGCTGTTCGCCTACCTGCGGGCCACGGTCGCCCCGACGGCGGTCTTCGCGGCAGCGGAGGACTGGGCCGGGGCTGACGCGACCAGCCCGGCCCTCACCGGACGGGTGCACCGCGCCGCCGGGGAGTTCGCCGACCTGGTGGCCGGCCGTCCGCCCGCGGCGCCCGCGGACCCGTTCGCGGACCCGGTGACCTCCTTCGAGGACCTGCTCCGCGGCCCGGGAGCCTGACCAGCCGGCGACCACATGCCTGCGGCCGGCCCCGAAGGGCCGGCCGCAGACGTCGTTTCCCTCAGTGCACCCGGTCGCACTCGATCACACCGGGGCACGATCGGGGGCGGAGATCAGCCCACCCCCTCCTCCTCCTCGAGGACGCCCTCCTCCTCGACGACGCCACCCTCGTCGAGCGGCTCCTCCTCGCTGCAGGCGGTCATCGTGAACGACGCGGCGGCGATGGCGATGCCGGCCGCGGCCGAGCGCCAGCGACGGTTGGGCAGAGAGGTACGGCTCATGGATTCTCCTCCAGGTCGGCCGGCCGCAGCCGGCAACGGTTCGGTGTCACAGAGCCTGTGTCCGCGACCACCACGTCCCATCCCCACTCAGGGGGGACGTTCACACATCCGTAATACGAAACTAGAGCGTTCAGCCGACGGCGGTCGGGGACGGCGGCGCCGTGCCGCCCTCGGGGCCCTCGCCGGTCATGATCGCGGCGATCGCCGCCCGGTCGGCCGGTGACGGCAGGCCCCAACCGGCCTCGTAGCCGTACACCTCGCGCAGCGGCCGTGACGCTGTCCGGCCGGTGAGCACCTCCACCGAGTCGGTGTCGATCAGCCCGGGGTGCTCGACCCCGCAGGCCTCGGCGACCTTGACCAGGTCGCGGCGCAGCGTGCTGATGTAGTTGGCGGCCCGCACCGACTTCAGCGCCGGGTCCAGCCCGTGCACCAGCCAGGCGTTCTGCGTCGCGACCCCGGTCGGGCACGTGTCGGTGTGGCACTTCTGGGCCTGGATGCAGCCGATGGCCAGCATCGCCTCACGGCCGACGTTGACCATGTCGCAGCCGAGGGCGAACGCGATGATCGCGTTGTCGGGCAGGCCCAGCTTCCCGGCGCCGATGAAGACGACGTCGTCGGCCAGGCCGGCCCGCGCGAAGGTCGAGTGCACCCGCGCGAAGCCGAGCTGGAAGGGCAGCGACACCGAGTCGGTGAAGATCAGCGGCGCCGCGCCGGTGCCGCCCTCGCCACCGTCGACGGTCACGAAGTCCACCCCGCGGCCGGTCTCCGCCATGAGCCGGGTGAGCTCCTCCCAGAACTCCATGTCGCCCACCGCCGACTTGATGCCGACCGGCAGCCCCGTCTCCGCGGCCAGCAGCTCCACCCAGTCCAGCAGGCTGTCGGCGTCGGAGAACTCGGCGTGCCGCGAGGGGCTGATGCAGTCGACCCCCTCCGGAACGCCCCGGGCGGCGGCGATCTCCGCCGACACCTTGGCCGCCGGCAGCACCCCGCCGAGGCCGGGCTTGGCCCCCTGGCTCAGCTTGATCTCGATGGCCCGGACCGGGGCGCCGGCCACCAGGTCCTTGAGCCGGTCCAGGTCGAACCGGCCGTGCTCGTCCCGGCAGCCGAAGTAGGCGGTGCCGATCTGGTAGATCAGGTCCCCGCCGTGCCGGTGGTGGCCGGAGATCCCGCCCTCACCGGTGTTGTGCAGGCAGCCGGCCAGCGCGGCCCCCCGGTTGAGCGCCTCCACGGCGGCTCCGGAGAGCGAGCCGAAGCTCATCGCGGAGATGTTGACGACCGAGCCGGGCCGGAAGGCGCCCGCCCGGCCGCGTGCGGCACCGAGCACCTTGGCGCACGGCAGGTCGACGTCGTGCCCGGCATGGACGTTGGTCGCCGGCACGGCCCGCCCGAAGGTGCGGTGCTTGATCACCGGGTACCCGGCCGTGTACTCCAGGTCGTTGTCGGTGCCGAACGCGAAGTAGTTGTTCTCCCGCTTGCTCGAGGCGTACACCCAGCGCCGCTGGTCGCGGGTGAACGGCCGCTCCTCGTTGTTGCCGGCGACCAGGTACTGGCGCAGCTCGGGTCCGATGGACTCGAGCAGGTAGCGCGCGTGGCCGACCAGCGGGAAGTTGCGCAGCAGGGTGTGCTCCCGCTGCAGGAGGTCGCGGACGGCGACCCCCGCCAGCACGGACAGGCCGGCCGCGGCAGCACGCGAGGCGAGCGTCATGCCCTCACCCTGCCACGGGCCGGCCGCCCCGACAGCCGGACGGACCCCCAGCATAGGAAGCTATGCCTACCGGATCGGGTCCGCATCCATAGGCATAGCCTCCTATGCCTGGAGCTGGGGGGAGCCGGACGGACGACGGCCCCGGAGGGCGGCCGTCAGAGGAACAGGCTCAGCACGAACGCCAGCACGAAGCCGATCGTGCCCAGCAGCGTCTCCATCACCGTCCAGGTCTTCAGCGTCGTCTTCTCGTCCATCTGGAAGAACCGGCTGACCAGCCAGAACCCGGAGTCGTTGACGTGCGACAGGACGGTCGCGCCGCCGGCGATGGCGATCACGATCAGCGCCCGGTCGGCGGTCGAGACGCCGTCGGTCGCCGCGATCACCGGCGCGATCAGGCCGGCGGTCGTGGTCAGTGCGACGGTCGCCGACCCCTGGGCCACCCGCAGCAGGACGGCGATCACGAACGCGGCCACGATGACCGGCAGCCCGATGTCGCCCAGCACGTCGGCCAGCGCCACGCCGATCCCGCTGGCCCGCAGCACGCCGCCGAACATCCCACCGGCGCCGGTGATCAGGATGATCGCGCAGACCGGGCCGAGGGCGCTGTTGACCACCGACTCGATCTCGGCCCCGGAGCTGCCGCGGTGCTTGCCCAGCACGTAGGAGGCGACGAGCACCGTGATCAGCAGCGCGATGGGCGTGGCCCCGACCAGCTGGCCGGTCCGGACGACCCACGACTCCCCGTCGAGGGCCCCGGCGGTGGCCAGCGTGCTCAGCCCGGTGTTGAGGAAGATCAGCAGCAGCGGGAGCAGGAGCAGGGCCAGGACGGTGCCGAAGCGCGGCGGCCCGGCCGTTCCGGTCGAGGTCCGGTCCCCACCACCCGAGGGCGCGGCGACCGCGGGGGCGGTGCCGGCCACCGTGCTCTCCGGCGCCGGCGGCACCGCTTCCGGCCGGGGCGTGCCACCCTCGGCCGGGGTCTCCGGCGCTCCGGCCGCGTCCGGGCCGGTGCGGCCACCGGAGGACAGGATGTCGGGGACGGCGATGTCGTAGCGGCGCCCGGCCCAGAGGCCGAACAGGTACCCGCCCAGGTACCAGGTCGGCAGCCCGATCAGGAGCCCGAAGACCAGGACCAGCCCGATGTCGGCGCCGACCAGCTCGGCCGCGGCCACCGGCCCCGGGTGGGGCGGCACGAACGCGTGCATGACGGCGAACGCCCCGGCCACCGGCAGTCCGTAGGTGAGCAGCGAGCCGCCCAGCCGGCGGGCCACGGTGAAGACGATCGGCAGGAAGACGACGAGCCCGGCGTCGAAGAAGATCGGGAAGCCGAAGAGGAGTGCGGCGACGCCGAGGGCCAAGGGGGCCCGCTGCTCGCCGAAGCGGCGCACCAGGCTGTCGGCCAGCACCTGCGCCCCGCCGCTGAACTCCAGCAGCCGGCCGAGCATCGCGCCGAGCCCCACCAGCAGGGCGACGGCGGCGAGCGTGCTGCCGAAGCCGGTGGTCAGCGTGCCGACCACGTCCGCCAGGGGCACCTGGGCGGCCAGTGCCACGAGGAAGCTGACCAGCACCAGCGCCAGGAAGGCGTGCAGCTTGAGCTTCATGATCAGGAACAGCAGGAGGGCGACCCCCGCGGCGGCGATGAGCAACAGCGGACCGGCACCCAGTGCGGGTTCGACCTCGGGCATGGTTCCTCCTCGAGCGGCGGGTGGGCCTGGCTACGTCTGCACGGTGGGGAGCACCTCGTCCAGCGCGTCGAGCGTGGTGAGCACGTCGGCCAGCGCACGGGTGGACCGCTCGGCGAGCGGGCGCAGCTGCCGGTACACGGCAACGGCGTCCGGATCCGGGAGGACCGGGTCGTGGACGGCGACCAGCGCCGTCGCGGCGGTCAGGTCGGGCAGCGCGCCCAGCGCGTGCCAGCCCAGCAGGCAGGCCCCCAGTCCGGTGCCCTCGGGCGAGTCGGCGATCCGGACGGGCAGGTCGAGTGCCGCCGCCAGCGTGCTGACCCACAGCGGTGAGGCCACCGCGCCGCCGGTCGCCCGCACCTCGCGCACCGGCAGGCCGGTTGCGGCGAAGGCGTCGCGGACCAGCGCCAGCTGCTGGCAGACCCCCTCGACCGCGGCCCGTACGAGGTGCTCGCGGCGGTGCTCCCGGCGCAGGCCGAGGTAGGCCCCGCGCAGCCCCGACCGCCACCACGGCGCTCGCTCGCCCAGCAGGTAGGGCAGGCACAGCAGCCCGCCGCTGCCCACCGGCACCGTCTCGGCCTCGGCCAGCAGCCGGGCGTCGAGCTCGTCGGCGTCCTCCCCCACCAGGTCGGGCGCCGGCTCGAGGCCGGCGGCGAGCGCCTGCGCGGCCCACCGCACCACCGACCCGCCGTTGTTGATCGCGCCGCCCACCACCCAGGCCTCGTCGGTGAGCGCGTAGCAGAACAGCCGGCGGTCCGCGTCCACCGTCGGCGCCGGGACGACGACGCGCATCGCACCGCTGGTGCCCAGCGACACCGCGGCGACATCCGGCCGCACGGCCCCGATGCCGAGGTTGGCGAGCACGCCGTCCGACGCCCCGATGACCACCGGCAGGTCGGCCGGCAGCCCGGTGGCCGACGTGATCTCGGACCGCAGCCCGCGCAGCGCCGCCGTGGTGGGCAGCACCTCGCCCAGCTGCTCGGCGCGGACGCCGGCGATCTGCAGCGCCTCGCCGTCCCAGCGGCCGGCCCGGATGTCGTAGAGGCCGGTGGCCGAGGCGCAGGAACGGTCGACCACGTGCCGGCCGCCGCAGAGCGCCGCCACCACCAGCTCCTTGACCCCGCCCCAGCGCGGCACCCGGGCCACCCGGTCGGGGTCGGCCGCCCGCTCCCACGACAGCTTCACCAGGGGCGACATCGCGTGGACGGGGGTGCCGGTGCGGGCGTGCAGGTCCGGCGCCCGGCCGTCGGCGACCAGCGCCTGCGCCCACTGCGCGGCCCGGTCGTCGGCCCAGGTCAGCAGCGGCCCGAGCGGGCGGCCGTCGTCGTCCATGGGTACCAGCCCGTGCATCGCCGCGCTGAGGGCGACGGCGACGACCCGGTCGCCCCGTTCACGGGCACAGGCTGCGACCGCGGTGAGCGCCTCGATCGCCGCGCCGACGAGCTCACCGGCGTCCAGCTCGGCGCGTCCGGGGGCCGGCACGAGCAGCGGGTACCCCACGCTGACGACGTCACGGACCCGCCCGTCGACGCCGGCGGTGACCGCTTTCGTCGACGTCGTCCCCGAGTCGAGACCGACGACGACGTCCACGCCCACCCCCTCTGCGACCAGCCGGTTCGCTGGCCGCATCCTGCCCGGGTGGCGGACCGGGGGGCAACCGCGACCGGCGCGCCGCTCAGCGGTAGGCGGAGGTGCCGCGCATCCGGGCCCGCACGGCCGCGTGCAACGGCGCCAGCACGACGCCGTCCCGGGCCAGCCGCCCACGGAGCTCTCGGCGGTGGCGGAGGACGCCTCCCAGCCCGATGGCCCAGAACAGGTACTGGGCGGCGAACGCCGCCCGGAAGGCGTCCAGGTCGTAGTCCGCGGAGGTACCCGGGGTGAGGACGTCGAGGACGACGCCCACGACCAGGATGGTGAGCAACGAGGCCACGAACCCGCCCACGTTCACCACGCCGCTGGCGCTGCCGTGCCGCTCCGCCGGGTTCTCCGTGCGGGCGAAGTCGAAGCCGATCATCGAGCCGGGCCCGTTGGTGCCCAGCACCGCCACGAGCAGCACGAGCAGCGGCAGGGGCGCGCGCCCGGGCCAGAGGAGGACCACGGTCCACACCGTCGCGGTCGCCGCCAGGATGCCGAAGACGAGGTCCGACCGGCGCAGCGGCCAGCGGCCGCACAGCCGCCCGAAGGCGGGCCCGACAGCCATGCCGACGACGACCAGGA encodes the following:
- a CDS encoding GNAT family N-acetyltransferase — its product is MFAERHGWTCDLVETRRDLVLPVDEDRLSALESEAVRAGAGYEVVTWRDRTPDALLEDRALLERRMTTDAPHGTLPVEEEEWDGERIREYERSHSARGRAVLSAGAVTGDGRLVAFTDLHVPLGRPACAHQGGTLVLREHRGHRLGARVKAAVLREVSTDFPEVRRISTYNSDANTPIVAVNEALGFRPAGQLSSWSLRL
- a CDS encoding SDR family NAD(P)-dependent oxidoreductase — protein: MQPYAFAEGTAIVTGAASGIGEALAVQLAARGSHLVLLDRDAERLEGVAGRIRTAHPALRVGTHVVDLADDQATAAIGERLAAEHPETTLLVNNAGVALGGRFDQVTLEEFDWVMAINFSAVVRLTHALLPVLKANRGAHVVNVSSVFGIFAPAGQAAYSASKFAVRGFSESLRHELAEDGVGVTVVHPGGIRTRIAESARTGSGVSVEEYEEGRKQFAKLLRMPPEDAAAQIVTAIEKRRPRLLIGWSAKVPDVLVRLMPGTYWRLIARRAAPARPPAA
- a CDS encoding flavin-containing monooxygenase — protein: MSSEHVDVLIVGAGLSGIGAACHLENRRPGTSYAVLESRAALGGTWDLFRYPGIRSDSDMFTLGYSFRPWNEAESIADGPSIRRYIEDTAREYGVTDKIRYHHRVVSAEWSSADARWTVTAERTDTGATVQLTCTWLSVCSGYYRYDEGFRPRFQGEERFRGQLVHPQHWPEDLDVTGRKVVVIGSGATAVTLVPNLAEQAEHVTMLQRTPSYIMSLPSRDPLAQVLRAKLPATVAYPIVRWKNVLTSTAIFQLSRRRPALVRSLIRRLTAKQLPAGYDVDTHFNPPYDPWDQRLCLVPDGDLFRTLRRGTASIATDRIRTFTEHGIELESGRHLDADVVVTATGLNLLPVGGMTLAVDGRPVDLSETVSYKGMMISGVPNFTMVVGYTNASWTLKADLVNGYVCRLLDHLDAHGYASATPVAPPEGADAPFLDLAAGYVQRSLGGLPKQGSRAPWRLHQNYLRDVAMMRRGPLEDQGMTFQPRATAGVLSGTVAERTVA
- a CDS encoding TetR/AcrR family transcriptional regulator, with protein sequence MSVAPEDAPSTGRGRRPARLSGDDRELAILGTAERLLADRPLAAISVDDLARGAGISRPTFYFYFSSKDAVLLSLLDRVVAEADTAMREVFGTPATTPRDGWARAIGAYYETFRAHRALTVAWAQARSASDEVRALWSAVFERWVQQCATAIDAERARGAAPPGLPSRDLAVALTSMNERVLYATFSGDGPAIAESDVVDVLLGIWLSAVYGAQAPG
- a CDS encoding universal stress protein; this encodes MDEVREVVRVEGGVVVGHDGSTCAQEALRWAARLARRADVDLHVVRTWSMTTAPQPSSWEPGYVPPMTDWEQAVHDELTAHVAAAGLDPAVRVTCHVVHRAPVQGLLAAAEGANLLVVGARGRGGFGGLLLGSVSDQLVHHAACPVTVVRTGAGGRDFTAAEAGSAVVGE
- a CDS encoding DivIVA domain-containing protein, with the translated sequence MLGRVEFVANRVQDDAALPEGSDARAPRPVGGLETLLDHRPAFRGAVRGYDRLEVDNYVAWAEEELSAAQREREHLLDRVIACGTELEISRRLLAEQPVGRERPLVSAQVSEVLRLAEGQAAQVLDAADAEAAQVRAEARLEADARLRKAHEIKELAIEVADQLRVDAQRDRAEGAAVLEKAEADATAILEKAQTDAAELLRAAAAERDRMAAAGAAERAALDEQAAAERAALAEQAQRDRAADDGAAAARLAAVRSEVEDLCRQRDQARESLRSLTDRIGAALQAVGVPPADELVLMGGRPEPAPN
- a CDS encoding LLM class flavin-dependent oxidoreductase — protein: MQFGVFTVSDITTDPTTGRTPSEAERLKAVLAIAQKAEEVGLDVFALGEHHNPPFFSSSPTTTLAWIAARTEKLQLSTATTLITTNDPVKIAEDYAMLQHLAGGRVDLMMGRGNTGPVYPWFGQDIRNGIELAVENYALLRRLWTEDVVDWQGRFRTPLQGFTSTPRPLDGVPPFVWHGSIRSPQIAEQAAYYGDGFFHNHIFWPAEHTQRMVEFYRRRYEHYGHGSADQAIVGIGGQVFMRKNSQDAVDEFRPYFDNAPVYGHGPSLEDFSRETPLTVGSPQQVIERTLGFRDYVGDYQRQLFLMDHAGLPLKTVLEQLDILGEEVVPVLRKEFAALKPAHVPDAPTHAARVAAAGGTTVHAAGDSVTGRTAEAVAR
- a CDS encoding FMN reductase, which translates into the protein MSTRTLAVVSAGLSVPSSTRLLADRLTAATVDALRERGVAATVEVVELREHARDLADNLVTGFANTSLRGSVDTVVGADGLIAVSPIFSASYSGLFKTFFDVLDKDSLAGKPVLLGATAGTARHSLALEHAMRPLFAYLRATVAPTAVFAAAEDWAGADATSPALTGRVHRAAGEFADLVAGRPPAAPADPFADPVTSFEDLLRGPGA